The following coding sequences lie in one Prionailurus viverrinus isolate Anna chromosome X, UM_Priviv_1.0, whole genome shotgun sequence genomic window:
- the IRS4 gene encoding insulin receptor substrate 4: MASCSFARDQATRRLRAAAAATAAALAAVATTPLLSSGTPTALIGTGSSCPGAMWLSTATGSRSDSESDEEDLPVGDEVCKRGYLRKQKHGHRRYFVLKLETADAPARLEYYENARKFRHSVRAAAAAAAAAASGATVPALIPPRRVITLYQCFSVSQRADARYRHLIALFTQDEYFAMVAENESEQESWYLLLSRLILESKRRRCGTPGAQPDGEPAALAAAAAAEPPFYKDVWQVIVKPRGLGHRKELSGVFRLCLTDEEVVFVRLNTEVASVVVQLLSIRRCGHSEQYFFLEVGRSTVIGPGELWMQVDDCVVAQNMHELFLEKMRALCADEYRARCRSYSISIGAHLLTLLSARRHLDTLPLEPSGWLRRSRFEQFCHLRAIGDGEDEMLLTRRYITPSEPVPPSRRGRLHLPRARRSRRAISVPASFFRPTPSPVRVPHPVEAPNHRACLSSEASRPGNSGEKDSPQGKEDQEGTEGDYMPMNNWGSGNGQGSGGGQGSSGQGSSSQSSGGSQCSGGGQGSRRGQGSSGGQGSSGGQGAGGNQRSGDGHGTAGGHGSGSGQGASGGHGSGSGQGSGDGHGSGGGKNSGGGKGPGGGKTPEGSGERGKSLKKRSYFGKLTQSKQQQMPPPPPPPPPPGATGGKGKSGGRFRLYFCADRGATKERKEAKEVKEAETPEGAARGPHRARAFDEDEDDPYVPMRPGVAAPLASSSDYMPMAPQNFSASKRHSRSPFEDSRGYMMMFPRVSPPPAPSPPKEPDPDKDDEAKDNDSDSDYMFMAPGAGAIPKNPPNPQGGSSSKSWSSYFSLPNPFQGSPLGQSDHSEYVPMLPGKFLGKGLDKESSSNRGPKDAVSKPSVEGSFSKPGDNSPSKNKAKRPNRLSFITKGNKIKPKSQKPTREQREADSSGDYVNIDFTKRDTNMPAPFIQGLPGSWSIIAGPRPSAFSNYVNVEFRVPFPNPAHSLSNLLRAFPGANPLFLEGARWPFVPLPPSATGGNANEEEGDYIEVIFNPAMTPAVPFADSAIRYDAETGRIYVVDPFSECCMDISLSPSRCSEPPPVARLLQEDGLERRRPQSHSQSFFASARAAVSAFPTDSLERDLSASLASVAAPALAVSRALAAASALAAAPGIGAAARGLEAAAGLDSASVRRFQPVASAAAAEAVRGAPDVARGSNPRAPNPDADLARDENGAAAAAPPPPPPRRRVPIPREREDSDDDDDTYVRMDFARPDNKKFDSPHRGW, from the coding sequence ATGGCGAGTTGCTCCTTCGCTCGCGACCAGGCGACAAGGAGGCTGAGAGCTGCAGCAGCGGCAACAGCGGCAGCGCTAGCTGCGGTGGCGACCACCCCGCTTCTTTCCTCGGGCACCCCGACCGCACTCATTGGGACCGGGTCGTCTTGTCCGGGAGCCATGTGGCTCTCCACGGCCACTGGCTCCCGGTCAGACTCCGAGTCAGATGAGGAGGACCTCCCCGTCGGGGACGAAGTCTGCAAACGCGGCTACCTGCGGAAGCAGAAGCATGGACACAGGCGCTACTTCGTGCTCAAACTCGAGACCGCGGACGCCCCAGCTCGGCTGGAATACTACGAAAATGCCAGGAAGTTCCGGCACAGTGTCCGCGCCGCGGCGGCTGCAGCGGCGGCGGCCGCCTCCGGCGCCACGGTCCCCGCGCTCATCCCACCGCGGCGCGTGATCACCCTGTACCAGTGCTTCTCGGTGAGCCAGCGGGCCGACGCAAGGTACCGACACCTCATCGCCCTCTTTACCCAGGACGAGTACTTCGCGATGGTGGCCGAGAACGAGTCGGAGCAAGAGAGCTGGTACTTGCTGCTCAGCCGCCTCATCCTCGAGAGCAAGCGCCGCCGCTGCGGCACGCCCGGCGCGCAGCCGGATGGAGAGCCGGCCGCGCTGGCGGCTGCAGCGGCGGCGGAGCCACCCTTCTACAAAGATGTGTGGCAGGTAATAGTCAAACCCAGGGGGCTGGGGCACAGAAAAGAGCTGAGCGGCGTGTTCCGGCTCTGTCTTACCGACGAGGAGGTTGTCTTTGTGAGGTTGAACACCGAAGTGGCCAGCGTGGTCGTCCAGCTCCTGAGCATCCGTCGCTGCGGGCACTCAGAGCAGTATTTCTTCTTGGAAGTCGGTAGGTCCACCGTCATCGGTCCGGGGGAACTCTGGATGCAGGTCGATGACTGCGTGGTGGCCCAAAACATGCACGAGCTGTTTCTGGAGAAGATGAGAGCCCTGTGTGCAGACGAATACAGAGCCCGCTGCCGCAGCTACAGCATCAGCATCGGCGCCCACCTGTTAACCCTGCTGTCCGCTAGGAGGCACCTGGACACGCTCCCGCTGGAACCCAGTGGCTGGCTGAGAAGGTCCCGCTTTGAGCAGTTTTGCCACCTCAGGGCCATTGGTGACGGGGAAGACGAGATGCTCCTCACCAGGCGCTACATAACACCCAGCGAGCCCGTGCCCCCCTCCAGGCGAGGAAGACTGCACCTGCCCAGAGCGCGCAGGTCCAGGAGAGCGATTTCAGTGCCAGCCAGCTTTTTTCGCCCAACACCCAGTCCAGTGCGTGTCCCGCATCCTGTAGAAGCCCCCAACCACAGAGCTTGCCTGTCCTCTGAAGCATCTCGCCCTGGCAACTCTGGGGAAAAAGACAGTCCTCAGGGCAAAGAGGATCAGGAAGGAACCGAAGGTGACTACATGCCCATGAACAACTGGGGCTCAGGAAATGGCCAGGGTTCTGGAGGTGGCCAGGGCTCAAGTGGCCAAGGCTCCAGTAGCCAGAGTTCAGGAGGAAGCCAGTGCTCGGGTGGAGGGCAGGGATCCAGACGTGGCCAGGGCTCAAGTGGTGGCCAGGGCTCAAGCGGTGGCCAGGGGGCAGGAGGAAACCAGCGTTCAGGAGATGGCCACGGCACTGCGGGTGGGCACGGTTCAGGCAGTGGCCAGGGAGCCAGTGGTGGACATGGCTCGGGCAGTGGGCAGGGATCTGGAGATGGTCATGGCTCAGGTGGTGGCAAGAACTCTGGAGGGGGCAAAGGCCCAGGAGGTGGGAAGACCCCCGAAGGCAGTGGTGAACGTGGAAAATCTCTGAAGAAAAGATCCTACTTTGGCAAATTAACTCAAAGCAAGCAGCAGCAAATgccaccacctccacctccaccccctccacctgGAGCAACTGGTGGTAAAGGGAAGTCTGGGGGAAGGTTCCGACTCTACTTTTGTGCCGACAGAGGAGCCACAAAAGAACGCAAAGAAGCCAAAGAAGTCAAAGAGGCAGAGACCCCAGAAGGTGCAGCTCGGGGGCCCCACAGAGCCAGAGCTTTTGATGAAGACGAAGATGACCCATATGTGCCAATGAGGCCAGGGGTGGCTGCCCCTCTGGCAAGCTCCAGCGATTATATGCCGATGGCTCCTCAAAACTTCTCTGCTTCAAAACGCCACTCTCGATCACCTTTTGAAGATTCAAGAGGGTACATGATGATGTTTCCCAGAGTGAGCCCACCACCTGCCCCAAGTCCTCCAAAAGAGCCTGATCCTGATAAGGATGACGAGGCAAAGGACAATGACAGTGACAGTGACTATATGTTTATGGCTCCCGGAGCCGGTGCAATtccaaaaaaccccccaaacccTCAGGGTGGTTCTTCCTCTAAAAGTTGGAGCTCTTACTTTTCTCTGCCAAATCCCTTTCAGGGCTCCCCATTGGGACAGAGTGACCACAGTGAGTATGTACCAATGTTACCTGGAAAATTCCTGGGGAAGGGCCTAGACAAAGAATCCTCATCTAACAGGGGCCCCAAAGACGCAGTTTCAAAGCCTTCAGTTGAGGGGTCATTCTCAAAGCCTGGAGATAACAGCCCCTCCAAGAACAAGGCTAAGAGACCTAACCGCCTTTCTtttattacaaaaggaaataaaatcaagccCAAATCACAAAAACCCACACGTGAACAGAGAGAAGCTGACAGCTCTGGTGACTACGTCAACATTGACTTCACTAAGAGAGATACTAATATGCCAGCCCCCTTTATTCAAGGACTGCCAGGTTCGTGGAGTATCATTGCTGGCCCCAGACCATCAGCCTTTTCTAATTATGTGAATGTTGAGTTCAGAGTGCCATTTCCGAACCCAGCACACAGCCTCTCGAATCTATTAAGAGCTTTTCCAGGTGCCAACCCCCTCTTTCTGGAAGGTGCTAGGTGGCCATTTGTGCCTCTTCCTCCCAGTGCTACAGGTGGTAATGCTAATGAGGAAGAGGGTGACTACATTGAAGTGATTTTCAATCCAGCAATGACACCAGCCGTGCCTTTTGCTGACAGTGCCATTCGCTATGATGCTGAAACAGGTCGAATCTATGTGGTCGACCCATTTTCTGAGTGCTGTATGGACATTTCTCTTTCCCCCAGCCGCTGCTCTGAACCACCACCTGTGGCTAGGCTGCTGCAGGAAGACGGGCTGGAGCGCAGACGCCCGCAGAGCCATTCGCAAAGTTTCTTTGCCTCCGCTAGAGCTGCTGTCTCGGCTTTCCCCACCGACAGCCTTGAGAGAGACCTCTCCGCCTCCTTAGCCTCCGTAGCTGCGCCAGCCTTAGCCGTGAGCCGGGCTTTGGCCGCCGCCTCCGCCCTCGCCGCGGCCCCGGGCATCGGTGCGGCCGCCAGAGGCTTGGAGGCCGCCGCTGGACTTGACTCCGCCTCCGTCCGCCGGTTCCAACCTGTTGCTAGCGCTGCTGCCGCCGAAGCGGTAAGGGGGGCCCCAGACGTTGCCCGTGGCTCGAACCCGAGGGCCCCAAACCCAGATGCAGACCTGGCCCGAGATGAGAACGGGGCTGCAGCGGccgcccccccaccgccaccacccCGCCGCCGGGTGCCGATTCCCCGGGAGCGAGAGGATtccgacgacgacgacgacacaTACGTGAGAATGGACTTTGCCAGACCGGACAACAAGAAGTTCGACTCTCCCCACAGAGGTTGGTAA